In one window of Chryseobacterium phocaeense DNA:
- a CDS encoding fimbrial biogenesis chaperone translates to MKRILFSLIPLIANFGLANAQIGIGTNNPSPGSTMDISAKNATGTSTNVDGLLVPRIDRQRAQSMTAVPVSTLVYVNSIATGTLSGTAVNIDAVGYYFFNGTSWVKLVPSTNIYNSDGALPSTRIVTTGGNLLNFVNGANSIKVTTTATEGSVSASGSSRGGLSLTGGSGNINYFVDNAGAAQLNALGNATKFSIGSTTATPVALKANGAEGLTILSGGNVGIGTAAPNTKLEVSSGTANVSGTRLTNLTSASPISTGQTLGVDASGNVITVANPTPASVTTASVNSTTGASFNVNDLSVTMVPGTSQNVTIPAGGKALFINFMLGIDYGSNPAGSGASYYEARLYIDGAATDCYMRTQEYGPGGFSAQFSFNTVKFLAAGNHTIDVRMTRTFNNGVASGTNMGCTPISMSFNATYLN, encoded by the coding sequence ATGAAAAGAATCTTATTTTCTCTTATCCCATTAATTGCGAATTTTGGACTCGCAAACGCTCAGATTGGTATAGGTACCAACAATCCCTCACCTGGTTCCACCATGGACATCAGTGCAAAAAATGCCACCGGAACCAGCACGAATGTTGATGGATTACTGGTTCCCAGAATAGACAGACAGAGAGCACAAAGCATGACAGCTGTTCCAGTATCCACTCTGGTGTATGTAAACAGTATTGCAACCGGTACGTTATCAGGTACCGCTGTCAATATTGATGCAGTAGGTTATTATTTTTTTAACGGAACATCCTGGGTTAAGCTGGTCCCTTCCACTAATATTTATAATTCCGATGGAGCTTTACCGTCTACAAGGATAGTAACTACCGGTGGAAATCTTCTGAACTTTGTAAACGGAGCCAACAGTATAAAGGTAACAACCACCGCCACTGAAGGGTCTGTTTCAGCATCAGGATCTTCAAGAGGAGGCTTATCCTTAACCGGAGGCTCCGGGAACATTAATTATTTCGTAGATAATGCCGGTGCCGCACAGCTTAATGCCCTGGGAAATGCTACTAAATTTTCGATTGGTTCCACTACCGCTACACCTGTTGCTCTTAAAGCAAACGGAGCAGAAGGGCTCACCATATTAAGCGGAGGAAATGTAGGAATAGGAACTGCAGCTCCCAATACAAAACTTGAAGTCAGCTCCGGAACGGCAAATGTTTCAGGAACAAGACTTACCAACCTTACTTCTGCGTCTCCCATCAGTACAGGGCAGACCTTAGGAGTAGATGCTTCGGGAAATGTGATTACGGTGGCCAACCCAACCCCTGCCAGTGTAACCACTGCTTCAGTCAACAGTACTACCGGAGCCAGCTTCAATGTTAACGATCTTAGTGTAACCATGGTCCCGGGAACTTCGCAGAACGTGACGATTCCTGCCGGAGGAAAGGCCCTCTTCATTAATTTTATGCTGGGAATAGATTACGGAAGCAATCCTGCCGGAAGCGGGGCTTCATACTACGAGGCAAGACTGTATATAGACGGTGCTGCCACAGATTGCTACATGCGTACCCAGGAATATGGGCCTGGTGGATTCAGTGCCCAGTTCAGTTTCAATACCGTGAAATTTCTTGCGGCAGGAAACCATACGATAGATGTAAGAATGACAAGAACCTTTAATAACGGAGTGGCTTCAGGTACGAATATGGGTTGTACTCCTATTTCCATGTCATTTAATGCGACTTATTTAAATTAA
- a CDS encoding T9SS type A sorting domain-containing protein: MKKIYKISIKALYACFLFGFSLAEAQLTVMAVGNYTVGGISDGGIVSMHTSAGQIYKWDELTGLVQIGSISNGYPAAGRTLITADGTKIGSSTTNTATGFNEISTYDTASTSWTNHGGLVPTGWDGHVSSTWGMTSDGNTIVGLGWLTAGSAHAVKWNATTGVTDLGSIVPNRSSRANAINSDGSVIVGWQDQDNGTRSGAKWVDGVESFITDANGDYVGEAGDVSADGTTIIGASMPNPYVWNSVNGLTYITHPNSSVFFRGGATGISADGKTVVGFFRAFASPPMSGEGFIWTSAGGRVNLNDHATGLGINTQGVNMALPLAISQDGKKIAGVGTNASNQIVAFFLDLSKIQLATAESIKNNSTISVYPNPVKDILYIRGIKNIEKVDIYNMVGQKIKTNNAVDGRIDVSSLSRGNYILQIFVKGETSQSVKFIRQ; the protein is encoded by the coding sequence ATGAAAAAGATTTACAAAATTTCAATAAAAGCTTTATATGCTTGCTTTTTGTTTGGGTTTTCTCTCGCAGAAGCCCAGCTGACTGTTATGGCAGTCGGAAATTATACTGTAGGCGGTATTTCTGATGGTGGAATTGTCAGCATGCATACCAGTGCCGGCCAGATCTATAAATGGGATGAACTGACTGGTTTGGTGCAGATAGGTTCTATCTCCAATGGATATCCCGCAGCCGGAAGAACACTGATCACTGCGGACGGAACCAAAATAGGTTCTTCCACCACCAATACCGCGACCGGTTTTAATGAAATTTCCACCTACGACACTGCTTCTACATCCTGGACCAACCATGGAGGACTGGTTCCTACCGGTTGGGACGGACACGTAAGTTCCACATGGGGAATGACCTCCGACGGGAATACCATCGTGGGGCTCGGATGGCTCACTGCAGGAAGTGCACATGCAGTAAAATGGAATGCCACCACCGGAGTAACGGATCTTGGAAGTATAGTTCCCAACAGGAGTTCCAGGGCCAATGCCATCAATTCAGACGGATCTGTAATTGTCGGCTGGCAGGATCAGGATAACGGAACAAGAAGCGGTGCCAAATGGGTAGACGGAGTAGAAAGTTTTATTACAGATGCCAACGGCGATTATGTGGGCGAAGCAGGAGATGTTTCAGCGGACGGAACCACCATCATAGGTGCTTCAATGCCCAATCCATACGTATGGAACAGCGTGAATGGCCTTACTTATATAACACATCCAAATTCCTCGGTCTTCTTCAGAGGGGGAGCAACCGGAATCTCTGCCGACGGTAAGACAGTAGTCGGGTTTTTCAGGGCTTTTGCGTCACCTCCCATGTCTGGAGAAGGCTTTATATGGACTTCCGCAGGAGGACGCGTCAACCTGAATGATCATGCGACAGGTCTTGGAATCAATACCCAAGGCGTGAATATGGCGCTTCCTTTGGCGATTTCACAGGACGGGAAAAAAATTGCCGGAGTGGGAACCAATGCATCCAACCAGATCGTAGCCTTTTTCCTCGATCTTTCAAAAATACAGCTTGCTACCGCTGAAAGCATAAAGAATAACAGCACAATATCCGTATATCCCAATCCGGTAAAGGACATTCTGTATATCAGAGGAATCAAAAATATTGAGAAAGTGGATATCTACAATATGGTCGGTCAGAAAATAAAAACAAATAATGCTGTGGACGGCAGAATTGATGTTTCTTCTTTATCCAGAGGAAATTATATACTGCAGATTTTCGTGAAGGGGGAAACTTCACAAAGTGTTAAATTCATCAGACAGTAA